The following are encoded together in the Fusarium keratoplasticum isolate Fu6.1 chromosome 1, whole genome shotgun sequence genome:
- a CDS encoding DNA-directed RNA polymerases I, II, and III subunit RPABC5, giving the protein MIIPIRCFSCGKVTGDLWERYLQLIADPRKTDGDAMDELGLKRYCCRRMIMTHVDLIEKLLKYTPDGRNEKKQRLNENE; this is encoded by the exons ATGATTATTCCCATCCGTTGCTTCTCCTGCGGAAAG GTCACTGGCGACCTTTGGGAGCGTTACCTTCAACTGATCGCAGATCCCCGAAAGACCGATGG TGACGCTATGGACGAGCTCGGTCTGAAGCGATACTGCTGCCGCCGCATGATCATGACCCACGTTGATCTtatcgagaagcttctcaa GTACACACCTGATGGCCGaaacgagaagaagcagcgTCTCAACGAGAACGAATAA